Proteins found in one Limnobaculum xujianqingii genomic segment:
- the aqpZ gene encoding aquaporin Z, with translation MLRKLSAEFFGTFWLVFGGCGSAVLAAAFPGLGIGFAGVALAFGLTVLTMAYAVGHISGGHFNPAVTLGLFAGGRFPAKDVVPYIITQVIGGIAAGAVLYLIASGKAGFDASASGFASNGYGEHSPGGFSLQAAIAAEFVLTAFFLIIIHGATDKRAPAGFAPIAIGLGLTLIHLISIPVTNTSVNPARSTGVAIFQGGWALEQLWIFWLVPIIGGIVGGLIYRGLLECKKAD, from the coding sequence ATGTTAAGAAAACTCTCAGCTGAGTTCTTTGGTACTTTTTGGCTAGTCTTCGGTGGTTGTGGTAGTGCTGTTTTAGCTGCTGCTTTCCCCGGCTTAGGCATTGGCTTTGCTGGCGTTGCGCTGGCGTTTGGCCTTACCGTATTAACCATGGCTTATGCTGTCGGTCATATTTCTGGTGGGCATTTTAACCCAGCAGTAACACTTGGTTTATTTGCAGGTGGTCGTTTTCCTGCTAAAGATGTTGTTCCATACATCATTACACAAGTTATTGGCGGTATTGCTGCTGGTGCAGTGTTATACCTGATCGCCAGTGGTAAAGCAGGCTTTGATGCCAGCGCCAGTGGTTTTGCTTCTAACGGTTATGGCGAGCACTCTCCTGGTGGTTTCTCTCTGCAGGCTGCCATTGCAGCTGAATTCGTATTAACTGCATTCTTCCTAATCATCATTCATGGTGCAACGGATAAACGTGCCCCTGCCGGGTTTGCTCCTATCGCGATTGGTCTGGGTCTGACTTTGATTCACTTAATCAGCATTCCGGTGACTAATACCTCTGTTAACCCAGCGCGTAGTACTGGCGTTGCGATTTTCCAGGGCGGCTGGGCGTTAGAACAACTGTGGATTTTCTGGCTGGTGCCTATCATTGGTGGTATCGTCGGTGGTCTGATCTACCGTGGCCTGCTGGAATGTAAAAAAGCAGACTAA